One part of the Actinomycetota bacterium genome encodes these proteins:
- the rpsS gene encoding 30S ribosomal protein S19 encodes MPRSLKKGPFVDEHLLKKVDDLNTRNEKRVIKTWSRRSTIIPDMVGHTIAVHDGRKHVPVYVTESMVGHKLGEFALTRTFRFHAGQERAGRR; translated from the coding sequence ATGCCTCGAAGTCTGAAGAAGGGACCGTTCGTCGACGAGCACCTGCTCAAGAAGGTCGACGACCTCAACACCCGCAACGAGAAGCGCGTGATCAAGACGTGGTCGCGGCGCTCCACGATCATCCCCGACATGGTGGGCCACACCATCGCCGTGCACGACGGCCGCAAGCACGTGCCGGTCTACGTCACCGAGTCGATGGTGGGGCACAAGCTCGGAGAGTTCGCGCTGACGCGCACGTTCCGGTTCCACGCGGGCCAGGAACGGGCGGGGCGGAGGTAG